The Peromyscus maniculatus bairdii isolate BWxNUB_F1_BW_parent chromosome 6, HU_Pman_BW_mat_3.1, whole genome shotgun sequence genomic interval CTGGCCACTGTGCTCTTCTGTAGTCCAGTGGTGCCCCTGGAGGACAGGGTGACCTGTCATAATGAGCGAGAGAGACCCATAGGCTGGCTACATCACGAGTAACTCAAAAGTAGGAAAAGACTGTCCACAAACTTATGTCCACAGTAATTCACGATATGAATCTTCCAGGTTGGTAATGCAGCTGCAGGGGTCCGCTTCACCCTCACAGcatcaaaacaaaatcttcaactgTTTGTAAACCACCTTGTCCTTTGCCAGACCGTTGCCTCTGAGTGGGATGGCAAGACAGGGCTTTTGATGAGCCAAAGGCGAGGCCTTGTCCCCACATCAGCTGAAATCACTGAAAATGCTGGACCTTTGGAAAACAGGTGATTCTGAACTTCTTGTAGACAAGGTCCAGGGCTTTCTACCAAATTCAAATAGGAATTAATATGTTTTAGTATCCAAGTTCCACACCTGACTTCCATTTTGTATCAAAGAGGCCCAGTTGGAGGCTTAGGAATCCGCGGAGCAGTCCACTGAAGCTGACTGATTATGGCCTGACCCATCAACAGCATTCAGACTTTGCAGGAAGCCCTTGACATCAAGCAGATGCAAAATCTGAGAAACAGAAGAATTTTCTATGCTGGGTACCCAGCTGCTCACCTGTGTACTGAGGGCAGTACAGGAATCCTGTACATCCAGGTGTGTTTATAGAGCCCAAAATACAGCATGGTGCCTGGACAGGATTTCGGAGCTGGCACTGGGTACCATTTCAAATGGATCCAAATTCCTAAACTCTCttctttgaggttttttgtttgttgtttgttttgttttgtttttcatttttaaatgctaatatcTTTAAGGGTAACTGGGACTTTTAtctgcttttttctttgtctctcccccccgccccccacacttCACTTACTCCTCCAAGCCACGGGAGCAGTCTACATTATCGTCCTGGTCATTGTCGCCCTCTCTCATGTTGTGACTACTGGAATTCTGGAGGAGAAGGCCGCAATTCCGGCTGGGGCCCGTTCCCAGGTTCTCCGGGAGGGGAGCAAAGCCGGAGGCCGCATGCTCCTTTGTCTTCCACTGGCTGACTGCCCAAATCCTTCACGCTACCCGTGTCTGCGAACTCCAGATAGAAGTAGCCACACTTGGCCGCCCGGTGCACCTCAAGGCAGAATCCCAGGCAGGAATCCTCTATCAGGTCTACGTAGATCTCCTGGGCGATGGCCTCCAGCTTGTCAGTATCCAAGTTGGCCAACGAATTCTCCTCCATTTTAATTGGTAAGCACTGGTTTTTACTCAAGGGGAAGAGACTCATTGGGCTCCCCGAGCTTGTGCTAGGACTGCAGGCCTCTCTGGGCCATGTCCCTCTGGGTCCGGGACAGCAGCGCCCCAGTGACAGCAACGGCTGCTCCGGAGCCCCCAACGCTCGCCTTGCTCTGATGACACCCACGTTCGGGATTCTGAGCTGCACCCCGGGGCCGCCTCACTGCTCAGCTGTCTCAACACCTCACCCAGCCGTTCTCTGGCGTCTCTTATGTATAGATTCACATTATCTGTAAATAGAGATACTTTGTCTTTATCTTTTCCTATTTATCTCTCTTTGATTTCcttgtcttgtcttattgctgtagctaagacCTCAGGTACTACATTGAATAGAAGCGGGGAGAGTGGACACCCTTGTCTTGCTCCTTATCTCAGTGGCAatgcttttagatttattttctccaTGCATCAAGGTGCTAGAAGTTAGTTTGTTGCACCTAGTCGTTATTATGTTGAGACATGCTCCTCCCATcgctaatctctctctctctctctctctctctctctctctctctctctctctctctctctctctctctctcttttcatgaGGAAATGTAAAATTTTGTCAATAGCCTTTTTTGGTGCCTTTGAGATGATCCTGTGCTTTCTGTCTTTGAGTCCACTTATGGATGAAGCCTATTAATTGACACATGTTGAATCATCTTGGCATTGCCAGAAtgaagccaacttggtcatgAGGAATGCTCTTTTGTAAGTgatcttgaatttggtttgccagCATTTTACCGAGAATTTACATCTATGTTTACCAGGGAGAtgggtctataattttctttgtatgtCTTTGTggaattctgttttcatatcttaTCTTGGCCACTATCTTAGTTAGGCTTGCTGTTGTTGcaatgaaacaccacgaccaaagcaacttggggaggaaaggatttatttggcttatgccaaaggaagtcaggacaggagcctagcggcagaagctgatgcagaggccatggaggggttctGCTTTTTGGTttgctctccatggtttgctttctttttttttttttgagacagggtttctctgtgtagctttgcgcctttcctggaactcacttggtagcccaggctggcctcgaactcacagagatccgcctgcctctgcctcccgagtgctgggattaaaggcgtgcgccaccaccgcccggcttggtttgctttcttatagtacccaggaccaccatctgTCACTGTTTAAGAAAACGCCCCACaaacttgcctacagcctgatcttatggaggcattttttttctcaaagaggCTGCCccatctctgatgactctagtttgtgtcaagttgacataaaactagccagtacaaatgaccccttgtcaacttgatgcacAAACACATCATGTTTCAATTAGAACCTTCTCTTTTTCATGTATCCCCAAGGTGGACCATTAATATCAACATCACAATGTAagacataaataactttaaaagtcccacagttcTTACAAATTAGGACACATTAAAAGTTCAGTCCCTTTAGAATATCATCTCTTTGAAGATCCAAactctcttttaaaatttcagattatTTCAGCTGTGGGCTCCtgtgaaaatcaaaattaaacatgTTCTTCAAGAGGAAGAGCCAGGGAACAGTCACAAActgaaccaagcaaaaccaaGCTCCAACAGTGTCAATGACTCGATGTCTAATTATCTGGAATTTACTCCTGATCTTCGGGGCCCCTTCAAGAGGTTTGGGTCACTTCCCCAGCTCTGCCatcagcagcacacacagcttgttttCTAGGTTCCAGCTGGCtctactccactgctgctgctgttctgagTGGTCAtgccatggtactggcatctccaaaatgctgaggtCCCTTGCTGCCACTGGGACCTCttctgggctctcttcagggactgcAGCCCTGCtgcacagtgccaagcctcagcttctctccgTGTCCCCTTTAGACCCTCACAACCAGTACGACCTGGGTGATCCTGGCTCTACCAAGTTCAGCTGTTAGCATGAGGTACACCCTCAGCCATTTCTGAAATACACCTTCTGTGTGCCGACCCTGAGGAAACACATCCAAGGAGGTTTCCCCTCAGTGATGCttgtctcttcttaatcacctcGAACTCcttagctccagctaaccagaaTCAATTTCTCCAGTAACCCAAAGGTATCACTTCAACAGTGCTATTCTCTCGTTAATTATGGTCAGTtcctcagccccagctgaccagaatgACAGAATCTTAATGTACAATAGCATGTGGTCCTGACAGAGTCTTTGAACttttcctctgaaacttcacaagcgaGGCTTTCATTGTCTACACTGCTTTCAACATTCTCATCTTCCAAGCTCTGACAGAACAGCTCACTGAGTTCTCAGCTCAAGggtttttctagcccaaagttccaacaTCTTCCACAATCCTCCCTGTAAACATGGTCTGGTCTGTCACAGAAATACTCCATTACCTTGGTACCAATATGTCTTAGCTAGGGTtgctatttctgtgatgaaacaccatgaccaaagcaacttggagaggcaaGGGTTTATTAAGTTTATGCTTCTATATCACaattcatcattgaaagaagtcaggacaggaactcaaccaggtcatgaacctggaggcaggagctgatgcagaggccatggaggggtgatacttactggcttgctcagcctgctttcttatagcacccaggaccaccaatccAGGGGTAGCACCACTGACCATGGGGTGGGGCCTCCTACATc includes:
- the LOC102919907 gene encoding ataxin-7-like protein 3B, with the translated sequence MSLFPLSKNQCLPIKMEENSLANLDTDKLEAIAQEIYVDLIEDSCLGFCLEVHRAAKCGYFYLEFADTGSVKDLGSQPVEDKGACGLRLCSPPGEPGNGPQPELRPSPPEFQ